A stretch of the Carassius carassius chromosome 50, fCarCar2.1, whole genome shotgun sequence genome encodes the following:
- the LOC132133042 gene encoding tight junction protein ZO-1-like isoform X2: MVNYQKYITVMQLALGVSAINRKRSLPPRKHMWVFPKHDMDKYGPAVYYPKIHDFIATPENISLLDESEGSVHGKPSLRRVKGRIHRSKSLDSINLLDSNSAAMDETVIWEQHTVSLHRAPGFGFGIAISGGRDNPHFQSGETSIVISDVLKGGPAEGLLQENDRVVMVNAVSMDNVDHAYAVQQLRKSGKNAKITIRRKKKVQVPMGRPGERETMSEHEEDDDSYEDEIYEAQSGPSAYSGGGATGRRSGRGDRLGGRRDRDRERSGSRERSLSPHSDRHSVSSNLPPRPAKVTLVKSRKNQEYGLRLASHIFVKDISPESLAARDGSIQEGDVVLKINGTVTENLSLIDAKKLIERSKGKLKMVVHRDERATLLNIPDVDDSIPSANASDRDDISDIHSVASDHSDRPYERKRSSRSRSPDRRSEPSDHFRHSPPQISNGRAAGPTSQRTRPVHRSRDEDRISKAGPLPLPAKMVEEMTKEQTSAREEKQLPPLPEPKPVYAQPGQPDVDLPVSPADAPVPSVTHDDSILRPSMKLVKFKKGESVGLRLAGGNDVGIFVAGVLEDSPAAKEGLEEGDQILRVNNVDFANIIREEAVLFLLDLPKGEEVTILAQKKKDVYRRIVESDVGDSFYIRTHFEYEKESPYGLSFNKGEVFRVVDTLYNGKLGSWLAIRIGKNHQEVERGIIPNKNRAEQLSSVQYTLPKTPGGDRADFWRFRGLRSSKRNLRKSRDDLSAQPVQTKFPAYERVVLREAGFLRPVVIFGPIADVAREKLSREESDVFELAKSEPRDAGTDQRSSGIIRLHTIKQIIDREKHAVLDITPNAVDRLNYAQWYPIVVFLNPDSKQGVKNMRTRLCPESRKSARKLYERALKLRKNNHHLFTTTINLNNMNDGWYGALKETIQQQQNQLVWVSEGKADGAPDDDLDIHDDRLSYLSAPGSEYSMYSTDSRHTSDYEDTDTEGGAYTDQELDETMNDEVGLPSEPAITRSSEPVREDLPVIQDAAGYPRYQHTVPQLESVNSIDPAGFKMAAPQQQAEAALASSPPPSAEAAAPPAVQPTAPLAGTDPEEPSVTPKADSLNSPVPVPDPQPEPELTQPPTHDPHHLLPPGPDPKMYKKDLYSMDEPARVNHSVKPPPPQQPLAPPTSLSYSHQPVYQDQQPYRQYEHPPYGYDGGGYAQPKPHNYDPHLHYDNRVSHYNKQKPPYDQQQTSSHPPPVSGYPQAHQPLPPPQLGYDRRSPYEDGPTRDFSPPQSQYDGVSPMSYDNRLRHAKPTLARYEEPPPPPPSVSYDTGPSFESNPHGFPGNVHCSPDPPKKYYGDAAIRALYNPGAPNRMYKPAPHEPVMNSEPPASPPKPEPVLSSGDPPHPAAPKPLPPPPRDDDNDEDPAMKPQSVLNRVKLFENKRSVSVDRAKDTSEVAGIRPTDLPKPVSTPGPVLKANSLSNLEQEKPSYRAPELQKAQPRVGDDVVRSNHYEPDEEYYRKQLSYFDRRSFDNKALNQPNTAINRFHEPPKPPQPQIAYPFARTESVDKVSPVDKRYEPLPPINPSPAPYSQPTHAAPATSLPRLSNIQVNSLPDPHSSPKAKPDPSTLRAPTRDDPIQTSYQPPKTSVNGTDAPPKTLGVPTSYNRYVPKPYTRSARPFERKFESPKFNHNLLPNDTQSKPSLNNNLKPQISPQPQETDSGVDTFTRTMENKPKNQHNNINTLPKPVPISPSALDDEDEEDEGHTVVATARGIFNCNGGVLSSIETGVSIIIPQGAIPDSVEQEIYFKVCRDNSILPPLDKEKGETLLSPLVMCGPHGLKFLKPVELRLPHCASMTPDGWSFALKSSDSSSGDPKCWQNKCLPGDPNYLVGANCVSVLIDHF, from the exons AGTGCAGCAATGGATGAGACAGTAATATGGGAACAGCACACTGTATCTCTACACAGG GCTCCAGGGTTTGGCTTCGGGATCGCTATCTCAGGCGGGAGGGATAACCCTCACTTTCAGAGCGGGGAGACATCCATCGTCATATCTGATGTGTTGAAAGGAGGCCCAGCCGAGGGCCTGCTGCA GGAGAATGACAGAGTGGTGATGGTTAACGCCGTCTCCATGGATAACGTGGATCACGCATATGCAGTGCAACAACTTCGGAAAAGTGGGAAGAATGCAAAAATA ACCATCAGGAGAAAGAAGAAGGTGCAGGTACCCATGGGGCGCCCGGGTGAACGCGAGACCATGTCAGAGCATGAAGAGGACGACGACAGCTACGAAGACGAGATCTACGAGGCACAGAGCGGGCCCAGTGCCTACAGCGGGGGCGGAGCCACGGGCCGGAGGAGTGGCAGGGGTGACCGGCTGGGCGGGAGGAGGGACCGAGACCGAGAGCGCAGTGGCTCCAGAGAGAGGAGTCTGTCCCCACACTCGGACCGCCACTCTGTGTCCTCCAACCTCCCCCCACGCCCAGCCAAAGTCACCCTCGTCAAGTCCCGCAAAAATCAAG AATACGGGCTTCGCCTGGCCAGCCACATCTTCGTTAAGGACATTTCCCCCGAGAGCCTGGCAGCCCGAGACGGAAGCATACAGGAGGGAGACGTAGTGCTCAAG ATTAATGGCACGGTGACTGAGAATCTGTCTCTGATCGATGCTAAGAAACTAATCGAGAGGTCAAAGGGCAAGCTGAAGATGGTGGTGCATAGAGACGAGAGGGCGACCCTGCTCAATATCCCAGACGTGGATGACAGCATACCTTCAGCTAATGCCTCTGACAGAGATG ATATTTCAGACATCCACTCTGTGGCGTCCGATCATTCCGACCGACCCTACGAGCGGAAGAGGAGCAGCCGCTCTCGTTCTCCGGACCGCCGCTCCGAGCCCTCGGACCACTTTAGACACTCTCCACCACAGATCAGCAATGGCAG GGCCGCAGGGCCGACGTCTCAGAGAACCCGGCCAGT TCACCGAAGCCGTGATGAAGACAGGATCTCAAAGGCTGGGCCGCTTCCTCTGCCTGCTAAGATGGTGGAGGAGATGACGAAAGAGCAGACATCAGCCAGAGAAGAGAAACAGCTCCCCCCTCTACCAG AGCCCAAGCCTGTGTACGCTCAACCCGGCCAGCCTGATGTGGACCTGCCAGTCAGTCCGGCAGACGCCCCAGTGCCCAGCGTCACACATGATGACAGCATCTTACG GCCGAGCATGAAGCTGGTGAAGTTTAAGAAGGGCGAGAGCGTGGGGTTGAGACTCGCTGGCGGGAATGACGTTGGGATATTTGTGGCAGGAGTTTTGGAGGACAGTCCTGCTGCTAAAGAGGGCCTGGAGGAGGGAGACCAGATTCTCAGG GTAAACAATGTGGATTTTGCAAACATCATTCGTGAGGAGGCAGTGCTGTTTCTGCTGGACCTGCCCAAAGGAGAGGAGGTCACCATCCTGGCCCAGAAAAAGAAAGATG TATACAGACGCATTGTAGAGTCTGACGTAGGTGACTCGTTCTACATCAGGACCCATTTTGAGTACGAGAAGGAGTCACCCTACGGCCTGAGCTTCAATAAGGGGGAGGTCTTCAGAGTGGTTGACACCCTTTACAACGGCAAACTGGGCTCTTGGCTCGCCATCCGCATCGGCAAGAACCACCAGGAAGTGGAGCGGGGCATCATCCCCAACAAGAATAG GGCTGAACAGCTATCGAGTGTCCAATACACTCTCCCAAAGACTCCAGGAGGGGATCGGGCTGACTTCTGGAGGTTCAGAGGCCTCCGTAGCTCCAAACGCAACCTGAGGAAGAGCAGAGATGACCTCTCTGCTCAGCCCGTCCAAACAAAGTTCCCCGCTTATGAAAGAGTGGTGCTTCGAGAAG CTGGTTTCTTGAGGCCAGTGGTCATTTTCGGGCCTATTGCGGATGTTGCAAGAGAGAAACTGTCCAGAGAGGAGTCTGATGTCTTTGAACTTGCAA AGAGTGAACCCAGAGATGCAGGCACAGACCAGCGCAGCTCTGGAATCATACGTCTCCATACCATTAAACAGATCATTGACCGA GAGAAGCATGCAGTGCTGGACATCACCCCCAACGCAGTGGATCGTCTGAATTATGCTCAGTGGTACCCCATTGTGGTGTTCCTGAATCCCGACAGCAAGCAGGGTGTCAAGAACATGAGGACAAGGCTATGTCCTGAGTCCAGGAAGAGCGCCCGGAAGCTGTATGAGCGTGCTCTCAAACTGAGAAAGAACAACCATCACCTCTTCACCA CCACCATCAACTTAAACAACATGAACGATGGGTGGTACGGTGCTTTGAAAGAGACCATCCAGCAGCAGCAGAACCAGTTGGTCTGGGTCTCAGAGGGCAAG GCAGATGGCGCTCCTGACGATGACCTTGACATCCACGATGACCGCCTCTCCTACCTCTCCGCACCAGGCAGTGAGTACAGCATGTACAGCACCGACAGCCGCCACACTTCTGACTATGAGGACACCGATACAGAGGGCGGGGCTTACACTGACCAGGAGCTGGATGAAACCATGAACGATGAGGTGGGCCTGCCCAGTGAGCCTGCCATCACACGCTCGTCCGAACCAGTCCGAGAGGACCTGCCGGTCATCCAGGATGCAGCTGGGTACCCAAGATACCAGCATACTGTGCCACAATTGGAGTCGGTTAACAGCATTGACCCAGCCGGGTTTAAGATGGCAGCGCCTCAGCAG CAAGCTGAGGCTGCTCTGGCCTCGTCGCCCCCTCCCTCTGCAGAGGCAGCAGCACCCCCTGCTGTCCAACCTACTGCGCCACTAGCGGGTACGGACCCAGAGGAGCCGTCTGTCACCCCTAAGGCCGACTCCCTTAACAGCCCTGTCCCTGTTCCCGACCCCCAGCCCGAACCTGAGCTCACTCAGCCCCCAACACATGACCCCCACCATTTGCTTCCTCCTGGCCCAGATCCAAAG ATGTATAAAAAGGATCTGTACAGCATGGATGAGCCGGCGCGAGTGAACCACAGTGTGAAGCCTCCCCCTCCCCAGCAGCCTTTAGCCCCCCCCACCTCACTGTCCTACAGCCACCAGCCTGTCTACCAGGACCAGCAGCCATACCGCCAGTACGAGCACCCGCCTTATGGCTACGACGGTGGTGGCTACGCACAACCAAAGCCTCATAATTATGACCCACACCTGCACTACGACAATCGTGTGTCTCACTACAACAAGCAGAAGCCTCCTTATGACCAGCAGCAGACTTCATCCCATCCACCGCCCGTGTCCGGCTACCCTCAGGCCCACCAGCCTCTTCCTCCCCCCCAACTGGGGTACGACCGCCGCTCTCCATACGAGGACGGCCCAACCAGGGATTTCAGCCCCCCTCAGTCCCAGTACGATGGCGTGTCACCAATGAGCTACGATAACCGCCTGCGTCACGCTAAACCCACCCTAGCACGCTATGAAGAACCTCCTCCTCCACCCCCTTCAGTCTCCTACGACACAGGTCCTTCCTTTGAGTCCAATCCACATGGTTTTCCAGGCAATGTGCATTGCTCCCCTGATCCTCCCAAGAAGTATTACGGTGATGCTGCAATTAGAGCCTTGTACAACCCTGGAGCACCGAACCGAATGTATAAACCAGCGCCACACGAGCCTGTGATGAACTCTGAACCTCCCGCTTCTCCTCCCAAACCCGAACCCGTCTTGTCTTCAGGAGATCCACCTCACCCTGCAGCTCCCAAACCATTGCCGCCTCCACCCAGGGATGATGACAATGATGAAGACCCTGCCATGAAGCCCCAGTCTGTGCTCAACAGGGTCAAACTGTTTGAGAACAAGCGCTCTGTGTCCGTAGACCGAGCCAAGGATACGTCGGAGGTAGCGGGAATCAGG CCCACAGATCTCCCAAAACCTGTGAGCACACCGGGTCCTGTGCTTAAAGCCAACTCTCTCAGCAACCTGGAGCAGGAGAAACCCTCTTACAG AGCCCCAGAGCTCCAGAAAGCTCAGCCGCGTGTAGGGGATGACGTGGTCCGCTCCAACCACTATGAACCAGATGAAGAGTATTACAGGAAGCAGTTGTCGTATTTTGACCGCCGCAGCTTTGACAACAAGGCCCTGAATCAGCCCAACACGGCAATCAATCGCTTCCATGAGCCACCCAAACCTCCTCAGCCCCAGATCGCATATCCTTTCGCCAG GACGGAGTCTGTGGATAAGGTGAGTCCTGTGGACAAGAGGTACGAGCCCCTGCCGCCCATCAACCCGTCACCTGCTCCATACAGCCAGCCCACGCATGCTGCTCCAGCCACATCCCTGCCCAGACTCAGCAACATCCAGG TGAACTCACTGCCAGATCCTCACAGCTCTCCCAAAGCCAAACCAGACCCGTCAACTCTCAGAGCTCCCACCCGGGACGACCCCATCCAGACCAGCTACCAGCCCCCCAAGACTTCTGTCAACGGCACGGACGCCCCTCCCAAAACGTTAGGCGTCCCTACCAGCTACAACCGCTACGTCCCCAAGCCTTACACCCGTTCCGCCCGACCCTTCGAGCGCAAGTTCGAGAGCCCCAAATTCAACCACAACCTGCTTCCCAACGACACGCAGTCCAAACCCAGTCTGAACAACAACCTGAAACCTCAAATCTCGCCCCAGCCCCAGGAAACCGACAGCGGGGTCGACACTTTCACACGCACCATGGAGAACAAGCCCAAAAATCAGCACAACAACATCAACACCCTTCCCAAGCCCGTTCCCATCAG CCCCAGTGCACtggatgatgaagatgaggaagatgagggacACACGGTGGTTGCCACAGCGCGGGGCATCTTTAATTGTAACGGTGGAGTGTTGAGCTCCATTGAAACAGGAGTCAGTATCATTATCCCTCAAGGAGCGATTCCAGATAGTGTGGAGCAGGAGATCTACTTCAAAGTGTGCCGGGACAACAGCATCCTGCCCCCTCTGGACAAGGAGAAAG GTGAGACTCTGCTCAGTCCTCTGGTGATGTGCGGCCCTCACGGTCTGAAGTTCCTGAAGCCCGTGGAACTGCGTCTACCACACTGTGCGTCTATGACCCCTGATGGTTGGTCTTTTGCTCTAAAATCCTCCGACTCCTCGTCGG GTGACCCCAAATGCTGGCAAAACAAGTGTCTACCAGGAGACCCCAATTACCTGGTGGGCGCCAACTGTGTGTCCGTGCTGATCGACCACTTCTGA
- the LOC132133042 gene encoding tight junction protein ZO-1-like isoform X4 produces MVNYQKYITVMQLALGVSAINRKRSLPPRKHMWVFPKHDMDKYGPAVYYPKIHDFIATPENISLLDESEGSVHGKPSLRRVKGRIHRSKSLDSINLLDSNSAAMDETVIWEQHTVSLHRAPGFGFGIAISGGRDNPHFQSGETSIVISDVLKGGPAEGLLQENDRVVMVNAVSMDNVDHAYAVQQLRKSGKNAKITIRRKKKVQVPMGRPGERETMSEHEEDDDSYEDEIYEAQSGPSAYSGGGATGRRSGRGDRLGGRRDRDRERSGSRERSLSPHSDRHSVSSNLPPRPAKVTLVKSRKNQAEYGLRLASHIFVKDISPESLAARDGSIQEGDVVLKINGTVTENLSLIDAKKLIERSKGKLKMVVHRDERATLLNIPDVDDSIPSANASDRDDISDIHSVASDHSDRPYERKRSSRSRSPDRRSEPSDHFRHSPPQISNGSHRSRDEDRISKAGPLPLPAKMVEEMTKEQTSAREEKQLPPLPEPKPVYAQPGQPDVDLPVSPADAPVPSVTHDDSILRPSMKLVKFKKGESVGLRLAGGNDVGIFVAGVLEDSPAAKEGLEEGDQILRVNNVDFANIIREEAVLFLLDLPKGEEVTILAQKKKDVYRRIVESDVGDSFYIRTHFEYEKESPYGLSFNKGEVFRVVDTLYNGKLGSWLAIRIGKNHQEVERGIIPNKNRAEQLSSVQYTLPKTPGGDRADFWRFRGLRSSKRNLRKSRDDLSAQPVQTKFPAYERVVLREAGFLRPVVIFGPIADVAREKLSREESDVFELAKSEPRDAGTDQRSSGIIRLHTIKQIIDREKHAVLDITPNAVDRLNYAQWYPIVVFLNPDSKQGVKNMRTRLCPESRKSARKLYERALKLRKNNHHLFTTTINLNNMNDGWYGALKETIQQQQNQLVWVSEGKADGAPDDDLDIHDDRLSYLSAPGSEYSMYSTDSRHTSDYEDTDTEGGAYTDQELDETMNDEVGLPSEPAITRSSEPVREDLPVIQDAAGYPRYQHTVPQLESVNSIDPAGFKMAAPQQQAEAALASSPPPSAEAAAPPAVQPTAPLAGTDPEEPSVTPKADSLNSPVPVPDPQPEPELTQPPTHDPHHLLPPGPDPKMYKKDLYSMDEPARVNHSVKPPPPQQPLAPPTSLSYSHQPVYQDQQPYRQYEHPPYGYDGGGYAQPKPHNYDPHLHYDNRVSHYNKQKPPYDQQQTSSHPPPVSGYPQAHQPLPPPQLGYDRRSPYEDGPTRDFSPPQSQYDGVSPMSYDNRLRHAKPTLARYEEPPPPPPSVSYDTGPSFESNPHGFPGNVHCSPDPPKKYYGDAAIRALYNPGAPNRMYKPAPHEPVMNSEPPASPPKPEPVLSSGDPPHPAAPKPLPPPPRDDDNDEDPAMKPQSVLNRVKLFENKRSVSVDRAKDTSEVAGIRPTDLPKPVSTPGPVLKANSLSNLEQEKPSYRAPELQKAQPRVGDDVVRSNHYEPDEEYYRKQLSYFDRRSFDNKALNQPNTAINRFHEPPKPPQPQIAYPFARTESVDKVSPVDKRYEPLPPINPSPAPYSQPTHAAPATSLPRLSNIQVNSLPDPHSSPKAKPDPSTLRAPTRDDPIQTSYQPPKTSVNGTDAPPKTLGVPTSYNRYVPKPYTRSARPFERKFESPKFNHNLLPNDTQSKPSLNNNLKPQISPQPQETDSGVDTFTRTMENKPKNQHNNINTLPKPVPISPSALDDEDEEDEGHTVVATARGIFNCNGGVLSSIETGVSIIIPQGAIPDSVEQEIYFKVCRDNSILPPLDKEKGETLLSPLVMCGPHGLKFLKPVELRLPHCASMTPDGWSFALKSSDSSSGDPKCWQNKCLPGDPNYLVGANCVSVLIDHF; encoded by the exons AGTGCAGCAATGGATGAGACAGTAATATGGGAACAGCACACTGTATCTCTACACAGG GCTCCAGGGTTTGGCTTCGGGATCGCTATCTCAGGCGGGAGGGATAACCCTCACTTTCAGAGCGGGGAGACATCCATCGTCATATCTGATGTGTTGAAAGGAGGCCCAGCCGAGGGCCTGCTGCA GGAGAATGACAGAGTGGTGATGGTTAACGCCGTCTCCATGGATAACGTGGATCACGCATATGCAGTGCAACAACTTCGGAAAAGTGGGAAGAATGCAAAAATA ACCATCAGGAGAAAGAAGAAGGTGCAGGTACCCATGGGGCGCCCGGGTGAACGCGAGACCATGTCAGAGCATGAAGAGGACGACGACAGCTACGAAGACGAGATCTACGAGGCACAGAGCGGGCCCAGTGCCTACAGCGGGGGCGGAGCCACGGGCCGGAGGAGTGGCAGGGGTGACCGGCTGGGCGGGAGGAGGGACCGAGACCGAGAGCGCAGTGGCTCCAGAGAGAGGAGTCTGTCCCCACACTCGGACCGCCACTCTGTGTCCTCCAACCTCCCCCCACGCCCAGCCAAAGTCACCCTCGTCAAGTCCCGCAAAAATCAAG CAGAATACGGGCTTCGCCTGGCCAGCCACATCTTCGTTAAGGACATTTCCCCCGAGAGCCTGGCAGCCCGAGACGGAAGCATACAGGAGGGAGACGTAGTGCTCAAG ATTAATGGCACGGTGACTGAGAATCTGTCTCTGATCGATGCTAAGAAACTAATCGAGAGGTCAAAGGGCAAGCTGAAGATGGTGGTGCATAGAGACGAGAGGGCGACCCTGCTCAATATCCCAGACGTGGATGACAGCATACCTTCAGCTAATGCCTCTGACAGAGATG ATATTTCAGACATCCACTCTGTGGCGTCCGATCATTCCGACCGACCCTACGAGCGGAAGAGGAGCAGCCGCTCTCGTTCTCCGGACCGCCGCTCCGAGCCCTCGGACCACTTTAGACACTCTCCACCACAGATCAGCAATGGCAG TCACCGAAGCCGTGATGAAGACAGGATCTCAAAGGCTGGGCCGCTTCCTCTGCCTGCTAAGATGGTGGAGGAGATGACGAAAGAGCAGACATCAGCCAGAGAAGAGAAACAGCTCCCCCCTCTACCAG AGCCCAAGCCTGTGTACGCTCAACCCGGCCAGCCTGATGTGGACCTGCCAGTCAGTCCGGCAGACGCCCCAGTGCCCAGCGTCACACATGATGACAGCATCTTACG GCCGAGCATGAAGCTGGTGAAGTTTAAGAAGGGCGAGAGCGTGGGGTTGAGACTCGCTGGCGGGAATGACGTTGGGATATTTGTGGCAGGAGTTTTGGAGGACAGTCCTGCTGCTAAAGAGGGCCTGGAGGAGGGAGACCAGATTCTCAGG GTAAACAATGTGGATTTTGCAAACATCATTCGTGAGGAGGCAGTGCTGTTTCTGCTGGACCTGCCCAAAGGAGAGGAGGTCACCATCCTGGCCCAGAAAAAGAAAGATG TATACAGACGCATTGTAGAGTCTGACGTAGGTGACTCGTTCTACATCAGGACCCATTTTGAGTACGAGAAGGAGTCACCCTACGGCCTGAGCTTCAATAAGGGGGAGGTCTTCAGAGTGGTTGACACCCTTTACAACGGCAAACTGGGCTCTTGGCTCGCCATCCGCATCGGCAAGAACCACCAGGAAGTGGAGCGGGGCATCATCCCCAACAAGAATAG GGCTGAACAGCTATCGAGTGTCCAATACACTCTCCCAAAGACTCCAGGAGGGGATCGGGCTGACTTCTGGAGGTTCAGAGGCCTCCGTAGCTCCAAACGCAACCTGAGGAAGAGCAGAGATGACCTCTCTGCTCAGCCCGTCCAAACAAAGTTCCCCGCTTATGAAAGAGTGGTGCTTCGAGAAG CTGGTTTCTTGAGGCCAGTGGTCATTTTCGGGCCTATTGCGGATGTTGCAAGAGAGAAACTGTCCAGAGAGGAGTCTGATGTCTTTGAACTTGCAA AGAGTGAACCCAGAGATGCAGGCACAGACCAGCGCAGCTCTGGAATCATACGTCTCCATACCATTAAACAGATCATTGACCGA GAGAAGCATGCAGTGCTGGACATCACCCCCAACGCAGTGGATCGTCTGAATTATGCTCAGTGGTACCCCATTGTGGTGTTCCTGAATCCCGACAGCAAGCAGGGTGTCAAGAACATGAGGACAAGGCTATGTCCTGAGTCCAGGAAGAGCGCCCGGAAGCTGTATGAGCGTGCTCTCAAACTGAGAAAGAACAACCATCACCTCTTCACCA CCACCATCAACTTAAACAACATGAACGATGGGTGGTACGGTGCTTTGAAAGAGACCATCCAGCAGCAGCAGAACCAGTTGGTCTGGGTCTCAGAGGGCAAG GCAGATGGCGCTCCTGACGATGACCTTGACATCCACGATGACCGCCTCTCCTACCTCTCCGCACCAGGCAGTGAGTACAGCATGTACAGCACCGACAGCCGCCACACTTCTGACTATGAGGACACCGATACAGAGGGCGGGGCTTACACTGACCAGGAGCTGGATGAAACCATGAACGATGAGGTGGGCCTGCCCAGTGAGCCTGCCATCACACGCTCGTCCGAACCAGTCCGAGAGGACCTGCCGGTCATCCAGGATGCAGCTGGGTACCCAAGATACCAGCATACTGTGCCACAATTGGAGTCGGTTAACAGCATTGACCCAGCCGGGTTTAAGATGGCAGCGCCTCAGCAG CAAGCTGAGGCTGCTCTGGCCTCGTCGCCCCCTCCCTCTGCAGAGGCAGCAGCACCCCCTGCTGTCCAACCTACTGCGCCACTAGCGGGTACGGACCCAGAGGAGCCGTCTGTCACCCCTAAGGCCGACTCCCTTAACAGCCCTGTCCCTGTTCCCGACCCCCAGCCCGAACCTGAGCTCACTCAGCCCCCAACACATGACCCCCACCATTTGCTTCCTCCTGGCCCAGATCCAAAG ATGTATAAAAAGGATCTGTACAGCATGGATGAGCCGGCGCGAGTGAACCACAGTGTGAAGCCTCCCCCTCCCCAGCAGCCTTTAGCCCCCCCCACCTCACTGTCCTACAGCCACCAGCCTGTCTACCAGGACCAGCAGCCATACCGCCAGTACGAGCACCCGCCTTATGGCTACGACGGTGGTGGCTACGCACAACCAAAGCCTCATAATTATGACCCACACCTGCACTACGACAATCGTGTGTCTCACTACAACAAGCAGAAGCCTCCTTATGACCAGCAGCAGACTTCATCCCATCCACCGCCCGTGTCCGGCTACCCTCAGGCCCACCAGCCTCTTCCTCCCCCCCAACTGGGGTACGACCGCCGCTCTCCATACGAGGACGGCCCAACCAGGGATTTCAGCCCCCCTCAGTCCCAGTACGATGGCGTGTCACCAATGAGCTACGATAACCGCCTGCGTCACGCTAAACCCACCCTAGCACGCTATGAAGAACCTCCTCCTCCACCCCCTTCAGTCTCCTACGACACAGGTCCTTCCTTTGAGTCCAATCCACATGGTTTTCCAGGCAATGTGCATTGCTCCCCTGATCCTCCCAAGAAGTATTACGGTGATGCTGCAATTAGAGCCTTGTACAACCCTGGAGCACCGAACCGAATGTATAAACCAGCGCCACACGAGCCTGTGATGAACTCTGAACCTCCCGCTTCTCCTCCCAAACCCGAACCCGTCTTGTCTTCAGGAGATCCACCTCACCCTGCAGCTCCCAAACCATTGCCGCCTCCACCCAGGGATGATGACAATGATGAAGACCCTGCCATGAAGCCCCAGTCTGTGCTCAACAGGGTCAAACTGTTTGAGAACAAGCGCTCTGTGTCCGTAGACCGAGCCAAGGATACGTCGGAGGTAGCGGGAATCAGG CCCACAGATCTCCCAAAACCTGTGAGCACACCGGGTCCTGTGCTTAAAGCCAACTCTCTCAGCAACCTGGAGCAGGAGAAACCCTCTTACAG AGCCCCAGAGCTCCAGAAAGCTCAGCCGCGTGTAGGGGATGACGTGGTCCGCTCCAACCACTATGAACCAGATGAAGAGTATTACAGGAAGCAGTTGTCGTATTTTGACCGCCGCAGCTTTGACAACAAGGCCCTGAATCAGCCCAACACGGCAATCAATCGCTTCCATGAGCCACCCAAACCTCCTCAGCCCCAGATCGCATATCCTTTCGCCAG GACGGAGTCTGTGGATAAGGTGAGTCCTGTGGACAAGAGGTACGAGCCCCTGCCGCCCATCAACCCGTCACCTGCTCCATACAGCCAGCCCACGCATGCTGCTCCAGCCACATCCCTGCCCAGACTCAGCAACATCCAGG TGAACTCACTGCCAGATCCTCACAGCTCTCCCAAAGCCAAACCAGACCCGTCAACTCTCAGAGCTCCCACCCGGGACGACCCCATCCAGACCAGCTACCAGCCCCCCAAGACTTCTGTCAACGGCACGGACGCCCCTCCCAAAACGTTAGGCGTCCCTACCAGCTACAACCGCTACGTCCCCAAGCCTTACACCCGTTCCGCCCGACCCTTCGAGCGCAAGTTCGAGAGCCCCAAATTCAACCACAACCTGCTTCCCAACGACACGCAGTCCAAACCCAGTCTGAACAACAACCTGAAACCTCAAATCTCGCCCCAGCCCCAGGAAACCGACAGCGGGGTCGACACTTTCACACGCACCATGGAGAACAAGCCCAAAAATCAGCACAACAACATCAACACCCTTCCCAAGCCCGTTCCCATCAG CCCCAGTGCACtggatgatgaagatgaggaagatgagggacACACGGTGGTTGCCACAGCGCGGGGCATCTTTAATTGTAACGGTGGAGTGTTGAGCTCCATTGAAACAGGAGTCAGTATCATTATCCCTCAAGGAGCGATTCCAGATAGTGTGGAGCAGGAGATCTACTTCAAAGTGTGCCGGGACAACAGCATCCTGCCCCCTCTGGACAAGGAGAAAG GTGAGACTCTGCTCAGTCCTCTGGTGATGTGCGGCCCTCACGGTCTGAAGTTCCTGAAGCCCGTGGAACTGCGTCTACCACACTGTGCGTCTATGACCCCTGATGGTTGGTCTTTTGCTCTAAAATCCTCCGACTCCTCGTCGG GTGACCCCAAATGCTGGCAAAACAAGTGTCTACCAGGAGACCCCAATTACCTGGTGGGCGCCAACTGTGTGTCCGTGCTGATCGACCACTTCTGA